The following DNA comes from Quercus robur chromosome 1, dhQueRobu3.1, whole genome shotgun sequence.
TTTAaagatcaaaagaaaatataaatgttCAATAAATGATTCTCTTTCCATGAATCCCAAATATTAGAAGCCtaaattcaaactcattttcaaAGTGCTCAGCACCCAAACAGATTTTTACATATGCATGTATATACAGTTATACACATACATACTCACAGCCATGCATCAATACATACATAGATTCATAAGATAAATATAAAGAGGGTACATATATGAAGTATCaatatatctaaaaaataattaacatacAAGGAATTTCACCAAAAGTAATCAGCTTATCcaacaaaataagaaagaaaccATTCTCAACGTCCATAAGATAAAGACAAATTACTTCTATCTCTTGgacttctttgatttttttttttttttttttcccttctctttgaattttttaaattcttgagTAACAAATTTCACCTTCTAAGCATTAGCATCCGGGATGCCAAAAAAGTTCTATTTTACAACttcaaaacctactttatctgttttaccatttcattttacaactcacccaACATTccagtttctatttttatatacaatttattaaaataatataaactacactatcaaataatataaaaaaaaaaaaaaaagaacaagaacaagaagagaaagaggTCAGAGTCTGAAGTGAGAGGAAGGGAGagaagagattaaaaaattatataatcttTACATCCTCGTGAACAGTGAGGTTTCACATATATGCAACATATGCAGCCTCACTGTAGCTaggatgccaaaaaaaaaaaatagaaaaaggattTACATAGCCGGATGTGGGGGGTTTTTAAGGTTTAGTGGGTAAAATAGCAACTGGGGGGTTTTTACACCCTTAATACTAATGCTCTAGGGGAGACATTCAAAGGTAGATCTAATCTGACTACAActctttaattttgttaacCATCTTCATCAACAATCATTGTCAATGTGAGGATTACTTTGGAGATTGGATGGACCTACATGGTTAAATTTGCTTTTCCCACTAGACGTCCCTCCTGATGTCAAGTTACTTAGATACAAGTCTTTAACTGTATCAGTTGCAAGCCCTCATATTGAAAGTATGCGGAGTTTTGCCCGACTGCTTGGTCTCGTTCTTCTGAAAACTTGAAAGTGCCATTtatgttgaaacttgaaagtataCATGTGGACTTTTGCAATTATGTTTATTCTTAAAACTTAAAtgtgccactttttttttttttttttttttttgagaagaaaaccTTTAATTGTGGGCATGTAAGGTTGATAGTTTGGCATAGAAGCTGATGGaaatttttatgttctttatttgtttgttaaatcattttttaacacctaaaatcattatttttggaagtataaaaaattagaaccaaataattttattttaacatggAAGAAGAtatagaaagggaaaaaaattgataaggtATAACTAGTTTATATAAGAACACGTTTTGGAGAACCCATAACAATTAACAATACCTATCAAATTCTTGGGAGCCTAtaggaaaacaaagaaatgggagATGGGGATTGCAAGCACTTCCTCATGTGAGTTCAATCATAACTTAATTTCAAATCCATCAAAATCCCAATTACATTAATCAATGGCTGTTTGAAGAACCATGTCCTCTAGTATTCAAAATTAGGACGTTGATCTCAATCAAACTACAAGAGAATAatgtttcatttgttttgaagtaaaatattttccataaaatgttATCACATTCTAggtgtttgttttgttgtaaaatggtTGGTcaattataaaacatttttagtcAACTGTAAAACTTAAACCTAAAAGATGTAAAATATATGAGAAAACGCTTAAAAATTCGGTAAAACATTTTACCTCAAGCTCAACTCTCTCTCGCTCGACACACTCAGTCCAAAAGCCACACTCATTAGTCCAAGAGCCATTAAACACCCAACCAACCATTACAAATCCTGATCAAACCCAAAGACCCAACATCTACCAAATCACCCTCTTGTCCCCGCACCTTAAGGGTTACCGTTGGCCACCCTTAATCTTTTCTCTTTGGCTCATGGCTTTCACACCCAAAAATCCCAAAGAGAAATAGATGGGGTCTGTGATTGTTATCGCTGATTTGTTGTCGCAGTCTTCTCTCTTGCGGCAATTGTTGTTGCTTAAGTCGGCAGCGATGAGAGGCTTGTTATGGTCGATTTGGGACACGAAGATGTGAGTTTTCTATGGGGCTTGTGGGTACTGGTCGAAGGTCAGGTTGTGGTTATGGAGGTTGTTTGTTActcacagtaaaaaaaaaaaaggttgtgtGCATTTGCTACGGTGTTGGTtaagttttcttcttctgtttttttcttttggttgcaGCTATGCGGACATCGACTTGGGATGAGGTTGGTGTTTGTGGTGATTGCAGGATTTGGTTGGATTTTCgagtttgggtttttgggtgGCTTTggtagcctttttttttttcctacgaATTTGGAATTTTGGCGGTTTATACAGTTGTGCTTGTATTTGGTGGGTTATGAGTAataggaaacttttttttattttaccggGGAAACAAATATTGAAAATGATTTCTCCACTATTTTTAATTAAGCTACTAAATtctgtaaaatgaaaatattttacaccaaaaaatattttaattcgaaacaaacacaaataaaatatcCCTTGTTACCGTACCGCTTTCCCCTTATGGTGGGAAAATtcaatttacttttaaaaaaataataattaataaaccactaaatttcataaattgaaGCACAAAACGTTATAATATTTGGAATCTTATCCTatcaaatatatcatttttaggCAACTCATAGAACCCCTTGACTGATTTCACAAGAAACTTGGAATAGAAAGTGGAAActgcaaaaatataaagaatctCATAAAAGATGCATCGAAACACGCATCAGGGCAATACAAACATTGCAATGTTTCCAGGTATTGTAcctatttttaactttttatgatTCCTTTTCTATGGGTAAAATAAGATTTACAATGTACAAATCACAGCCATAAAAGGATGAGGCTTAGAGAACAGAGCCTTCTTTTATGCATACCAACCCTCAATGGGTACTGGATTCTCCAAATGAATCCAGTTAACTTCCAAATACCACACTCATGAACAAACTTGGCATTCATTGACTGAGAGAGGAggaaagaagggggggggggggggggggggggggtttgggTTCCTAGTTACAAACTGCCAATCCACCATCTCAAGACAGGAAGAAAGAACCTATCTCCCTCCCTGATATAGTACATGATACATATACTTTCTAAACGAAAATCTCAATCTTTTTATAAGGACTTTCATCGACCCAAACAAGGGAAACGAGGACAGTACTGGTGAGCTTACTCCAGCATCTAAAGTGGGTTGAAATTCAGGGACTCCCTCCATATAAGCTCCTTTATATCTTCCTCATTCAAGGATGCATGTTCAAAATCAAAGACAAAAGGAGATGGGCAAGTGGGCTCCTCATTTATCTCATGAAGACCAGATAGGTATGGGTGATTCAATGCCTCCTCAACTTTAGGTGTATcagtaagaagaagaagaagaagaagaagaaaagattcTCTTTAGAAAAATGagtcagaaaaaataaaaatgaaatggtaaTTTATTCAAGTAAAGTTTGGAAGAATACCAGTTATGCGTTTGCATGGATCAAACACTAGCATTTTCTCTGCAAGATCAATTGCCACTGGGGACACATGTGGGAATTTCATTGCAAAGGGCTGCTTTGGGAAATGTGGAAGCTGCTTGACATACTTTCGAGCATTATCACTTCTTAAAAATCCAAGATCTGAATCATCTGGTGAACCTAATAGCTGCTTAAAGaatcataaaaagaaataagtaaaaagaagaaaaaatgaccATTAATAAAACAATTAGATTGATAGTTAATCAAGGAAGTTATGCAACTTATCATATCATTACTTGTAATCAGTACAGCAGTGCCCACAATATATCTACGCATTATTCATTCATAAAGTCTCTATTGAATTCAACGATAGAAAGAGGATTAAAGGGAAAGCACAAGTACCTCAGTTATAAGCATTAACTGCTGAACATAGTCTTTACCAGGAAATAATGGCTCCCTTCTGATAATCTCAAGGAAAATGCAACCAACTGACCAAATATCAATGGCTGCAGTGTATTCTGAACAGTTGAGTAGCAATTCAGGGGCTCGATACCATCGAGTTACAACATATTCTGTCATGAAATCCGTCTCTGAGGTGGTTCTCGCAAGCCCAAAGTCACAAATCTtaaggtcacaatttgcatCAAGAAGCAGGTTACTTGGCTTCAAATCTCGGTGCAAAACATTTGCAGAGTGTACATACTTCAATCCCCTTAGCAATTGATATAGAAAGTACTGCCAATGCATTTCAAGAAGCAGCTTGTTAAACCATAtcatttacatttatatttcaaGTTTACTAGATATAGTTCACAATAGATATTTGAGCTTATGTATTGGTATCACATAATAATTGCTATATGTTTAAAATGATACAATGACACTGGTAGtttagaggggaaaaaaaaaaggaaaaaagaatgaGGAAAAAAGCATATTATCAACCAGccaattattttttgggttacaGGAAAATTGCACAGAGCATAAATGGGGTCAAAGATGTTAGACTTCTTTAGATCATCCTAAGGTTAAAAATAAGCTGAGGCCATCTTTGAAGTATTCTTTTACTCTGAGGCAGTTCATCCCTGGCACCTccccacacacacactctctctccaAGTGTGATTTGTGGGTGGGTGAGTGAGAGACAAAGTTAAACAGATGCTAGAATCTCTCGTCACTCGTCCTCTTTTACATCAATGTTTTCCTGATCACCCCTAGGCAAATGCAAAGTAATTTTGTGAAGATCTAATGCAAGAATCTGTAAATTGACTTTATTTCTTCTTGTTCACAATCATGAAAATACTGATCCATGGATAATCATCTTCTATTTAAAGGGACCAACACAATTAGGAATTCTGCAACATTTTAAAATCAGACCTATACTTCTACATTTCTACTTATCATTATGAATTCAGAATAACATGAcacattgaaaaggaaaattaattcaatagtcaatacaaaaacatattttggtCTTTAACACATAAAACAATTCATCAAAATAACACACAACGCATTAAAAGCAagccctttcttcttcttttttgtgtaaGTATCAGAAGCAAGCCCTTCACCAGGATTAAATATGTAAAATCAGTCATACTGGACCCGCAGTCTGTATTAAAATCATCTACTCATTGATAGTTCAAATGCACCTTAGTTATTTATGATAACCACTAGTTTGTAATGGCAACAGGAAACTGCTTACCTGACAGTGATCATCAGTTAAAGCCTGGTTAGAGCGTATTATCTGATTGAGGTCAGTATCCATTAATTCATACACAATATAAACATCATTgaacttttctctctctggtGGCCTTATGATGTCCTTAATTTTGACTACCTGCAAAAATACGAAAGCAGTGGATTATTTCCTACTCACAGCATAACAAAAATGGTGGGATGCGCATATTCTCTACTGTACTCCATTTAGCTAATTTTAGAATCGTCTATCGAACATTTACATTATGCAAAACATTAAAACCATATTAAACAATGACGACAAAAACAAACTAAAGAGTATACTAAAATGCCATGATTGATACCATACAATTTGCAAGAAAAAGTAACAGCAGAAAAAATATGTGACCCTTAACAACTCAAAAGTTCGTGTGCCTACATTCTCATGGTCCATGTGGCAAAGGAGTTTGATCTCTCGAAGTGTCCTCTTAGCATCAATCCTGTTGTCAAATGCATTTCCAATTTTCTTGATTGCAACCTCCTCATTGGTCTGAGAGTTTTTTGCGCAGCTGCAAAATAATAAATCGCCCTCAATTATAACAAGCAAAATTCAAAGCTAATACAAATAAGCTATGCTTCACATTCTTAAGTTAAAGCCTTGGAATCACACTATATCATTCATCACCACAAAAATCACGCCTAACACCCAAAGTAGGACGATTCAAACACGTTGAATGTGCGTGACCTTCTCAAAATTTAGTAGAATGGTTCACTAGACCATCATCAACTTAAGATATTAAAACTGATCTAAGTTAGTGCGGTTCAGtgacataaaatttttaaattaaaataataataataataataaaagaccaATATTCAGCTTTATGAACTATATTATCCAATTGGGTAGGATCAAAACTCAATGTGTTCAAAATTTAAGgtaaaaattgatttaaaaaagtaaaatttgccAATTAAATTGGTAGCATAAGGCAAACTTAATTTATTTGAGCTAGACTTAGCTTTAATTTGATCATCCAAACAAGCTGGAGATAAAGGAATCAAAttttatctattaatttttttttttttttttcacataaaagactaagtaaaaaaaaaaaaaaaaaaaagaaagaaaggcaaATATAGAATCAAAATGAATAtacaataaaaagaacaaaagcaaaacaaaaaaaaaaaaaaaaaagtaaagaggAATCTAAAAATTAGGTAATAGAAAGGGTACCAAACGATGCCGTAAGCGCCGCGACCAACGGGTTGAATAGGAGGAACATAGTTGGCGGAGACCTGGAAGAGGTTTCCGAGAATGTTGTACTGTACATACTTGCCATCGTACGTTGGGATTCCTGTCTCTGTAACTTCATTTTCCATACCTTCATTctccatttttctctctctctctttgtatgAGCTTATCTTTCtcaacacactttttttttttttcttgaacgagtctgagagagagagagaaagagagactgatgaaaagcaaagaaattaaaaaataaagagtgtgTGTTGAAGTAAAGTGGGAGAGTGAGAAAGTTTTGATGATTTTTGCGCAGTACTAGTCTAGTAGGGACAGAGAGAGTCAGTCAAGAGGTtggaaatggaatggaaattatg
Coding sequences within:
- the LOC126732931 gene encoding mitogen-activated protein kinase homolog NTF6-like isoform X2 — encoded protein: MENEGMENEVTETGIPTYDGKYVQYNILGNLFQVSANYVPPIQPVGRGAYGIVCCAKNSQTNEEVAIKKIGNAFDNRIDAKRTLREIKLLCHMDHENVVKIKDIIRPPEREKFNDVYIVYELMDTDLNQIIRSNQALTDDHCQYFLYQLLRGLKYVHSANVLHRDLKPSNLLLDANCDLKICDFGLARTTSETDFMTEYVVTRWYRAPELLLNCSEYTAAIDIWSVGCIFLEIIRREPLFPGKDYVQQLMLITELLGSPDDSDLGFLRSDNARKYVKQLPHFPKQPFAMKFPHVSPVAIDLAEKMLVFDPCKRITVEEALNHPYLSGLHEINEEPTCPSPFVFDFEHASLNEEDIKELIWRESLNFNPL
- the LOC126732931 gene encoding mitogen-activated protein kinase homolog NTF6-like isoform X1, which translates into the protein MENEGMENEVTETGIPTYDGKYVQYNILGNLFQVSANYVPPIQPVGRGAYGIVCCAKNSQTNEEVAIKKIGNAFDNRIDAKRTLREIKLLCHMDHENVVKIKDIIRPPEREKFNDVYIVYELMDTDLNQIIRSNQALTDDHCQYFLYQLLRGLKYVHSANVLHRDLKPSNLLLDANCDLKICDFGLARTTSETDFMTEYVVTRWYRAPELLLNCSEYTAAIDIWSVGCIFLEIIRREPLFPGKDYVQQLMLITEQLLGSPDDSDLGFLRSDNARKYVKQLPHFPKQPFAMKFPHVSPVAIDLAEKMLVFDPCKRITVEEALNHPYLSGLHEINEEPTCPSPFVFDFEHASLNEEDIKELIWRESLNFNPL